The following are encoded in a window of Syngnathus scovelli strain Florida chromosome 4, RoL_Ssco_1.2, whole genome shotgun sequence genomic DNA:
- the LOC125967342 gene encoding calretinin has product MAAQTHQPHLHLAELTAAQFIDIWKHFDADGNGYIEGKELENFIRELELARRGAGVEPSHAAFKEKMREFMASFDKNSDGRIEMTELAQLLPTEENFLLCFREFVGSSTEFMAAWRRYDTDRSGYIESNELKGFLTDLLKKANTSYDDKKLSEYTQTILRMFDLNGDGKLGLSEMARLLPVQENFLMKFQGIRLTVKEFDSLFTLYDKDGNGYIDEQELDALLKDLSDKKKMDVDVTGLSGYKKSIMALSDGGKLFRNELEIVLCRDSEL; this is encoded by the exons ATGGCAGCCCAGACTCACCAACCTCACCTGCACCTGGCCGAGCTCACTGCAGCTCAGTTCATCGACATCTGGAAACATTTTGATGCAGACG GAAATGGCTACATCGAAGGGAAGGAACTGGAAAACTTCATTAGAGAGCTGGAATTGGCCAGACGAGGAGCAGGCGTG GAACCTTCACATGCTGCATTCAAGGAGAAGATGAGGGAGTTCATGGCCAGTTTCGACAAGAATTCTGATGGGAGAATTGAGATGACAGAG TTGGCTCAACTTCTGCCCACAGAAGAAAACTTCCTGCTATGttttagagaatttgtgggatCCAGCACTGAATTCATGGCC GCTTGGCGAAGGTATGACACCGATCGTAGCGGATACATCGAGTCGAATGAACTGAAG GGCTTCCTGACAGACCTGCTGAAGAAAGCCAACACAAGTTATGATGATAAGAAGCTCAGTGAATACACACAGACAATT CTAAGAATGTTTGATCTGAACGGCGATGGAAAACTCGGTCTCTCCGAGATGGCAAG GCTCTTGCCGGTACAGGAGAATTTCTTGATGAAGTTTCAG GGCATCAGGCTCACagtcaaggaatttgactccctcTTCACACTCTACGATAAG GATGGTAATGGCTACATTGACGAGCAGGAGTTGGATGCTTTGCTGAAGGACCTCTCTGATAAGAAGAAAATG GACGTAGATGTCACAGGACTCTCGGGGTATAAGAAAAGCATCATGGCTCTGTCAGACGGAGGGAAACTGTTTCGCAACGAGTTGGAGATTGTCCTCTGCCGGGACTCTGAGCTGTAa
- the slc38a8b gene encoding putative sodium-coupled neutral amino acid transporter 8 isoform X1, which translates to MRSSTMEELARESISLLARSASHSDPPRLGSFGAVFIMLKSALGAGLLNFPWAFQKAGGVTTAVSVELVSLVFLISGLVILGYASSVSRQKTYQDVVREVCGRAIGQLCEVCFCFNLFMICVAFLVVVQDQLEKLCISLYETVTGSGEGEIPYHWYTDQRFALFVMCLVIILPLSIPKEIGIQKYTSVLGTLAATYLCVAVIVKYYLMENHTAILTPLHSQGVGSWASMFSVVPTICFGFQCHEACIAIYSSMENQKLTHWVVISVISMLFCLLVYTLTGVYGFMTFGREVASDILMSYPGNDVVMIISRLLFGISIITIYPIILLLGRSVILNLMVRIQRRRLGIVTSSFESRCRTLLTVIWITITLLIAMFVPDMGEVISVIGGISAFFIFIFPGLCLVFIMQNEPVSPRVRLVLTVWGIITIVVGAFIFGQSTTIAVMELLAKF; encoded by the exons ATGAG GTCGAGCACCATGGAGGAACTCGCCCGGGAGAGCATCAGTCTGCTGGCTCGGTCCGCGTCCCATTCAGATCCTCCGCGGCTGGGATCCTTCGGCGCCGTGTTCATCATGCTCAAGTCTGCGCTCGGAGCTGGACTACTAAACTTCCCCTGGGCCTTCCAGAAGGCCGGGGGAGTGACTACTGCTGTTAGTGTGGAGCTG GTATCTCTGGTGTTCCTCATCAGCGGACTGGTCATTCTTGGCTACGCCTCATccgtcagcagacaaaaaacgtaCCAGGATGTGGTGCGAGAAGTGTGTGGACGAGCAATCGGTCAGCtgtgtgaagtctgtttctgctTCAACCTCTTCATGATATGTGTCGCCTTTCTGGTGGTGGTGCAGGACCAGCTGGAGAAAC TGTGTATTTCTTTATACGAGACGGTGACAGGGTCAGGTGAAGGGGAAATTCCATATCACTGGTACACAGACCAGCGCTTCGCCCTCTTCGTCATGTGTCTCGTTATCATCCTGCCGCTGTCCATCCCGAAAGAAATTGGCATTCAGAAATacacaag TGTGCTGGGGACATTGGCTGCGACCTATCTGTGCGTGGCGGTGATTGTTAAATACTACCTGATGGAAAACCACACGGCCATTCTAACACCACTGCACTCTCAAgg TGTGGGTTCGTGGGCGTCCATGTTCAGTGTTGTGCCGACCATCTGCTTTGGTTTCCAG TGTCACGAGGCCTGCATAGCAATCTACAGCAGCATGGAGAACCAGAAATTGACACACTGGGTGGTCATCTCTGTCATCTCCATGCTCTTCTGTTTACTCGTCTACACACTCACCG GAGTTTATGGCTTCATGACATTTGGTCGAGAAGTCGCTTCCGATATCTTGATGTCATATCCAGGGAATGATGTTGTCATGATCATTTCCAGACTGCTTTTTGGAATATCAATTATTACAATTTACCCAATTATTCTTCTTCTCGGAAG ATCCGTCATCCTGAACCTGATGGTACGAATCCAAAGGCGTCGTCTGGGAATCGTCACAAGCTCATTTGAGAGTCGCTGTCGAACGCTCCTCACAGTTATCTGGATCACAATTACTCTTCTCATCGCCATGTTTGTCCCTGACATGGGCGAGGTCATCAGCGTCATCGGAGGAATCAGTGCCTTCTTCATCTTTATTTTTCCTG GTCTTTGCTTGGTGTTCATCATGCAAAATGAACCTGTGAGTCCAAGAGTCAG ATTGGTTTTAACAGTTTGGGGAATCATAACCATTGTTGTCGGAGCCTTCATCTTTGGACAGAGTACGACTATTGCTGTCATGGAGCTtcttgccaaattttga
- the slc38a8b gene encoding putative sodium-coupled neutral amino acid transporter 8 isoform X2, with product MEELARESISLLARSASHSDPPRLGSFGAVFIMLKSALGAGLLNFPWAFQKAGGVTTAVSVELVSLVFLISGLVILGYASSVSRQKTYQDVVREVCGRAIGQLCEVCFCFNLFMICVAFLVVVQDQLEKLCISLYETVTGSGEGEIPYHWYTDQRFALFVMCLVIILPLSIPKEIGIQKYTSVLGTLAATYLCVAVIVKYYLMENHTAILTPLHSQGVGSWASMFSVVPTICFGFQCHEACIAIYSSMENQKLTHWVVISVISMLFCLLVYTLTGVYGFMTFGREVASDILMSYPGNDVVMIISRLLFGISIITIYPIILLLGRSVILNLMVRIQRRRLGIVTSSFESRCRTLLTVIWITITLLIAMFVPDMGEVISVIGGISAFFIFIFPGLCLVFIMQNEPVSPRVRLVLTVWGIITIVVGAFIFGQSTTIAVMELLAKF from the exons ATGGAGGAACTCGCCCGGGAGAGCATCAGTCTGCTGGCTCGGTCCGCGTCCCATTCAGATCCTCCGCGGCTGGGATCCTTCGGCGCCGTGTTCATCATGCTCAAGTCTGCGCTCGGAGCTGGACTACTAAACTTCCCCTGGGCCTTCCAGAAGGCCGGGGGAGTGACTACTGCTGTTAGTGTGGAGCTG GTATCTCTGGTGTTCCTCATCAGCGGACTGGTCATTCTTGGCTACGCCTCATccgtcagcagacaaaaaacgtaCCAGGATGTGGTGCGAGAAGTGTGTGGACGAGCAATCGGTCAGCtgtgtgaagtctgtttctgctTCAACCTCTTCATGATATGTGTCGCCTTTCTGGTGGTGGTGCAGGACCAGCTGGAGAAAC TGTGTATTTCTTTATACGAGACGGTGACAGGGTCAGGTGAAGGGGAAATTCCATATCACTGGTACACAGACCAGCGCTTCGCCCTCTTCGTCATGTGTCTCGTTATCATCCTGCCGCTGTCCATCCCGAAAGAAATTGGCATTCAGAAATacacaag TGTGCTGGGGACATTGGCTGCGACCTATCTGTGCGTGGCGGTGATTGTTAAATACTACCTGATGGAAAACCACACGGCCATTCTAACACCACTGCACTCTCAAgg TGTGGGTTCGTGGGCGTCCATGTTCAGTGTTGTGCCGACCATCTGCTTTGGTTTCCAG TGTCACGAGGCCTGCATAGCAATCTACAGCAGCATGGAGAACCAGAAATTGACACACTGGGTGGTCATCTCTGTCATCTCCATGCTCTTCTGTTTACTCGTCTACACACTCACCG GAGTTTATGGCTTCATGACATTTGGTCGAGAAGTCGCTTCCGATATCTTGATGTCATATCCAGGGAATGATGTTGTCATGATCATTTCCAGACTGCTTTTTGGAATATCAATTATTACAATTTACCCAATTATTCTTCTTCTCGGAAG ATCCGTCATCCTGAACCTGATGGTACGAATCCAAAGGCGTCGTCTGGGAATCGTCACAAGCTCATTTGAGAGTCGCTGTCGAACGCTCCTCACAGTTATCTGGATCACAATTACTCTTCTCATCGCCATGTTTGTCCCTGACATGGGCGAGGTCATCAGCGTCATCGGAGGAATCAGTGCCTTCTTCATCTTTATTTTTCCTG GTCTTTGCTTGGTGTTCATCATGCAAAATGAACCTGTGAGTCCAAGAGTCAG ATTGGTTTTAACAGTTTGGGGAATCATAACCATTGTTGTCGGAGCCTTCATCTTTGGACAGAGTACGACTATTGCTGTCATGGAGCTtcttgccaaattttga
- the cmtr2 gene encoding cap-specific mRNA (nucleoside-2'-O-)-methyltransferase 2: MSPRVRKMISVNGISKKVCRRQQQQVSNLAACDADALTEIKCLFSKFKTYIKPSNEEWCIPDANVALRPHAKVENCRLQALKVSLNAVKNQLSDKNIEVWHQHTNSTNRAGKVIATVRSAANAEICTQAWCKFYEILGTFSLLPEEALHSGELNTVHLCEAPGAFISALNHYVKTSEHTRYCDWSWAANTLNPYHEANASVTTVADDRLIANTLPWWFFGSDNTGDIMLQKHLLELQTFVANMRRVDLVTADGSFDCQENPDEQEALVASLHYCEVTAALLLLSPGGSFVLKMFTLYEHSSVCLLYLLKCCFRCVSVFKPATSKSGNSEVYVVCLDYDRKETVRPLLSKLIRNYGPHLADGEALFPESSIPPSFLAQHEDLCTYFHALQVKTITENMRLFVKMSAEERERLDNIRDCTAQDYMRRFQVTYLPRNQWISCNTVHPAYCRASVGRPLGPKKQAAGSFNERRELKSLSWKERVKRDCHSDWIQRHRCESDMTDCVLRGPLSGCHVHSWYVIVGAALRAVRNSPFCAGVLLNYVTEAQVASAERDLNQVAPCDSCHAVSAGSILSDLAGLCADNNETETKRQCMVFGSRSEWDACADQMEELLLTFPSEGSYPEGGRGTLHDAAPPYQLQLVNCVVTSLRGLTSGDALLLPVPSALTRVSAALVFCLHACFRSIKFRCPPPSGGAGAVLVCAGFCPRAAARILPSLTEVQNSIGELLKGQDASKCQLACDRQVLQFVPMEELLNGDLTDFLRTMNSEIMRHTLHLLMQE, from the exons ATGAGTCCG CGGGTGAGGAAGATGATCTCGGTCAATGGAATCAGCAAGAAAGTCTgcaggcggcagcagcagcaagtcAGCAACCTTGCAGCTTGTGATGCTGACGCACTGACGGAGATTAAATGCCTATTCAGTAAATTTAAAACGTACATCAAACCGTCCAATGAAGAATGGTGCATCCCTGATGCAAATGTCGCCCTCAGACCGCACGCAAAAGTAGAAAACTGCCGCCTTCAGGCCCTAAAGGTGTCCCTCAATGCTGTGAAGAACCAGCTCAGTGACAAGAACATTGAAGTGTGGCATCAGCATACCAACTCCACCAACCGCGCCGGCAAGGTCATCGCCACGGTGCGCTCTGCCGCCAATGCGGAAATCTGCACTCAGGCATGGTGCAAGTTTTATGAGATCCTGGGAACGTTCAGTCTTCTTCCCGAAGAGGCGCTCCACTCCGGGGAGCTCAACACGGTTCACCTGTGTGAAGCTCCTGGGGCTTTTATAAGTGCCTTGAATCACTACGTCAAAACCAGCGAACACACACGCTACTGCGACTGGAGTTGGGCCGCCAACACACTCAACCCGTACCATGAGGCCAATGCAAGTGTCACGACTGTCGCGGACGATCGCTTGATCGCCAACACTCTGCCGTGGTGGTTTTTTGGCTCCGACAATACCGGCGACATCATGCTCCAAAAGCACCTGCTGGAGCTGCAGACGTTTGTGGCAAATATGCGGCGAGTGGATCTGGTGACGGCGGACGGGAGCTTCGACTGTCAGGAGAATCCAGATGAGCAGGAGGCTCTTGTGGCGTCGTTGCATTACTGCGAGGTGACCGCCGCTCTGCTCCTCCTCAGTCCCGGCGGCTCCTTTGTGCTCAAAATGTTCACTCTGTACGAACACTCCTCCGTCTGTTTACTGTACCTGCTCAAGTGCTGCTTCCGCTGCGTCAGCGTCTTCAAACCCGCCACAAGCAAGTCTGGAAATTCCGAGGTTTATGTCGTGTGCCTCGACTACGACCGCAAGGAGACCGTCAGGCCTCTGCTCTCCAAACTTATCCGGAATTACGGTCCGCATCTGGCGGACGGAGAGGCGCTCTTCCCGGAATCCTCGATCCCGCCGTCGTTCCTTGCACAACATGAAGACCTGTGCACGTACTTTCACGCTCTCCAGGTGAAGACCATCACAGAAAACATGAGATTATTTGTCAAAATGAGCGCTGAGGAGAGGGAGAGGCTCGACAACATAAGGGATTGTACCGCTCAGGACTACATGCGACGTTTCCAG GTGACATACCTGCCTCGGAATCAATGGATCTCCTGTAACACCGTCCACCCCGCCTACTGTCGTGCCTCGGTGGGTCGACCTCTGGGACCAAAAAAGCAAGCGGCGGGCTCCTTTAACGAGCGCAGGGAATTGAAGAGCCTCAGCTGGAAGGAGCGCGTCAAGAGAGATTGCCACAGCGACTGGATACAGCGACACCGCTGTGAAAGCGACATGACGGACTGCGTTCTGCGAGGACCCCTGTCTGGCTGTCACGTGCATTCTTGGTATGTAATTGTCGGCGCGGCACTGCGCGCTGTCAGAAACTCTCCGTTCTGTGCAGGAGTCTTGTTAAACTACGTGACTGAAGCACAGGTGGCCTCAGCTGAGAGAGACTTGAACCAAGTGGCTCCCTGTGATTCATGTCACGCCGTTAGCGCCGGGTCCATCTTGTCGGATCTTGCGGGACTTTGCGCTGACAATAACGAGACGGAAACAAAAAGGCAGTGTATGGTGTTCGGTAGCCGCTCGGAGTGGGACGCCTGTGCGGACCAAATGGAAGAGCTACTTCTCACCTTTCCTTCAGAGGGTTCATATCCCGAAGGAGGCCGCGGCACGCTACATGACGCAGCGCCGCCGTACCAGCTTCAGCTCGTCAACTGCGTTGTGACGTCCCTGCGGGGTCTGACCTCTGGGGACGCCCTcttgctgcccgtgccgtcggcgCTTACCCGGGTGTCGGCTGCGTTGGTGTTCTGCTTGCACGCTTGTTTTCGCTCAATCAAGTTCAGATGCCCGCCCCCATCAGGCGGCGCCGGAGCAGTACTCGTATGCGCTGGATTTTGCCCTCGAGCTGCGGCCCGAATCCTCCCATCCCTGACAGAAGTCCAAAACTCTATTGGTGAACTGCTGAAAGGACAGGACGCAAGCAAATGTCAGCTAGCTTGTGATAGACAGGTGCTCCAATTTGTGCCAATGGAGGAACTGCTCAATGGAGATTTGACTGACTTCCTGCGGACCATGAACTCTGAAATCATGCGACACACGCTGCATTTGCTCATGCAAGAATAG